A portion of the Phacochoerus africanus isolate WHEZ1 chromosome 5, ROS_Pafr_v1, whole genome shotgun sequence genome contains these proteins:
- the CARHSP1 gene encoding calcium-regulated heat-stable protein 1, which translates to MSSQPPPPSEPPTHQSSVGLDTQRARDRSPSPLRGNVVPSPLPTRRTRTFSATVRASQGPIYKGVCKCFCRSKGHGFITPADGGPDIFLHISDVEGEYVPVEGDEVTYKMCSIPPKNEKLQAVEVVITHLAPGTKHETWSGHVVSS; encoded by the exons ATGTcatctcagcctcctcctccatcAGAGCCCCCCACCCACCAGTCCTCGGTCGGGCTGGACACCCAACGGGCCCGAGATCGCTCACCGTCCCCTCTTCGGGGCAACGTGGTCCCAAGCCCGCTGCCCACTCGCCGGACAAGGACCTTCTCAGC GACGGTGCGGGCTTCGCAGGGCCCCATCTACAAAGGAGTCTGCAAGTGCTTCTGTCGATCCAAGGGTCATGGCTTCATTACCCCGGCTGACGGCGGCCCTGACATCTTCCTGCACATCTCTGA tgTGGAAGGGGAGTACGTCCCCGTGGAAGGCGACGAGGTCACCTATAAGATGTGCTCCATCCCGCCCAAGAATGAGAAGCTGCAGGCCGTGGAGGTGGTCATCACCCACCTGGCGCCGGGCACCAAGCACGAAACCTGGTCTGGCCACGTCGTCAGCTCCTAG